From the genome of Pseudomonas sp. FP453:
ATCATCTGCGCCACGATCATCAACTACAGCCACGGCAAATCCGGCCTGCACCCGCAGGTGGTGCACGCGTTGCTGGCGCTGCTCAACCACGGCATCACGCCGCAAGTGCCGTCCCAGGGCTCGGTGGGTTACCTGACCCATATGGCCCACGTCGGCGTGGCGCTGTTGGGTGTGGGCAATGTGAGCTATCGCGGCCAGATCGTCCCGGCGCAGCAAGCGTTGAGCGCCGAAGGTTTGCAGCCGGTGGTGCTCGGCGCCAAGGACGGCCTGTGCCTGGTCAACGGCACGCCGTGCATGACCGGCCTGAGCTGCCTGGCCCTGGCCGATGCGCACCATTTGCTGCAATGGGCCGATGTGATCGGCGCCATGAGTTTCGAGGCCCAGCGCGGCCAGATCGATGCGTTTGACGAAGAAATCATCGCCCTCAAGCCGCACCCGGGCATGCAGCACGTCGGTATCAACCTGCGTGCGCTGCTGGACGGCAGTGAAGTGATCGCCAGCAGCAAAGGCATTCGCACCCAGGACGCGTTGAGCATCCGCTCGATCCCGCAGATCCACGGCGCAGCCCGCGATCAGGTGGAGCACGCCACGCGCCAGATCGAGACCGAACTCAACAGCGCCACCGACAACCCGCTGCTGCTCGGCACGCCGGACAGCTACCGCGTGGTGTCCCAGGCCAACCCGCATGGCCAGTCGGTGGCCCTGGCGGCAGACCTGCTCGCCATCGCCATGGCCGAGATCGGCTCGGTGGCCGAGCGCCGCCTGGACCGCCTGATCAACCCCCACGTCAGCGGTCTGCCGGCGTTCCTGGTGAGCAACCCCGGGGTCAACTCCGGGATGATGATCGTGCAGTACGTCGCCGCGTCCCTGTGTGGACAAAATCGCCAACTGGCGCAACCGGCCGTGCTCGACAACTTCGTCACCTCCGGCTTGCAGGAAGACCACCTGAGCATGGGCACCAACGCCGCGCTCAAGCTGCACCAGGTGCTGGCCAACGTCACGCAGATCCTCGCCATCGAGTATTTGCTGGCGGCCCAGGCGTTCGAATTCCTGAAGGACCAGCGTTTCGGCGCCGGCACCGACCGCGCCTGGCGCTTGCTGCGCGAAGGGGTGCCGGCCTACGAACAAGACCGCTGGCTGGCGCCGGACATTGCCGCCGCTGCCCAGTTGATCAAAGACACCGCGTTACCCAATTTGCACTGATCGTCAAAAGAACAATTCAAAAGGAGTAGGAATGTGACTGCGCTAAATCTGATTCCAGGCCAACTGAGCCTTGCCCAACTGCGGGCCATCTACCAGCAGCCGGTAACACTCAGCCTGGATGACAGCGCCACGGCGCAGATCGAAGCCAGCGTGGCGTGCGTGGAGCAGATTCTCGCCGAGAATCGCACCGCCTACGGCATCAATACCGGTTTCGGCCTGCTGGCCTCGACCCGCATCGCCAGTGAAGACCTGGAAAACCTCCAGCGTTCCCTGGTGCTGTCCCACGCCGCCGGCGTCGGTGAGCCCATCAGCGATGCGCTGGTGCGGCTGGTCATGGTGCTCAAGGTCAACAGCCTCAGCCGTGGCTTCTCCGGCATCCGTCGCCAGGTGATCGACGCGTTGATCGCGCTGATCAATGCCGAGGTGTACCCGCACATTCCGCTGAAAGGCTCGGTGGGTGCTTCCGGTGACTTGGCGCCGTTGGCGCACATGTCCCTGGTGCTGCTGGGCGAAGGCAAGGCGCGCTACAAGGGCGAATGGCTGGAAGCCACCGACGCGCTGAAAGTCGCCGGCCTCACGCCGCTGACCCTCGCCGCCAAAGAAGGCCTGGCGCTGCTCAACGGCACCCAGGTCTCCACCGCCTATGCCTTGCGTGGCCTGTTTGAAGGTGAAGACCTGTTCGCCGGGGCCCTGGCGTGTGGCGCGCTCACCGTGGAAGCAGTGCTCGGTTCGCGCTCGCCATTCGACGCGCGTATTCACGCCGCGCGCGGCCAGCGGGGGCAGATCGACGCCGCCACGGCCTATCGCGACCTGCTGGGTGAAAGCAGCCAGGTGTCGCAGTCGCACCAGAACTGCGACAAGGTCCAGGACCCGTACTCCCTGCGTTGCCAGCCGCAAGTCATGGGCGCCTGCCTGACCCAGTTCCGCCAGGCCGCTGAAGTGCTGGTGGTCGAAGCCAACGCCGTGTCGGATAACCCGCTGGTATTTGCCGCCGAAGGCGACGTGATCTCCGGCGGCAACTTCCACGCCGAACCGGTGGCCATGGCCGCTGACAACATGGCCCTGGCCATCGCCGAAATCGGCTCCCTCAGCGAGCGCCGTATCTCGTTGATGATGGACAAGCACATGTCCCAGCTGCCGCCGTTTTTGGTGGGCAATGGCGGGGTCAACTCCGGTTTCATGATCGCCCAGGTGACCGCCGCCGCGCTCGCCAGCGAGAACAAGGCGCTGGCGCACCCGCATAGCGTGGACAGCCTGCCAACCTCGGCCAACCAGGAAGACCACGTGTCGATGGCCCCGGCGGCGGGCAAGCGCCTGTGGGAAATGGCCGAGAACACCCGTGGCGTGTTGGCGGTCGAATGGCTGGCGGCCTGCCAGGGCCTGGACCTGCGCGAAGGCCTGAAAACCTCGCCGAAGCTGGAAAAGGCGCGCGCCATCCTGCGCGACAAAGTGGCGTTCTATGAGAAGGACCGTTTCTTCGCCCCGGACATCAACGCCGCCAGCGAACTGCTTGCCAGCCGCTGCCTGAATGAACTGGTGCCGGCCAAGTTGCTGCCAAGCCTCTAAGGCGCAACACCGATCAATGTGGGAGCTGGCTTGCCTGCGATAGCAATCTATCAGTTGAAACATAGGTGACTGACACACCGCCATCGCAGGCAAGCCAGCTCCCACATTTGATCTTCAGTAGATTCAGAATTTTCTCAGGATAAAAATAATTAGGGACGAGAAATGCACCAGCAAGAACAAGGTTTGAAACGCGGCCTAAGCGCCCGACATATTCGCTTCATGGCACTGGGGTCGGCGATCGGCACCGGGCTTTTCTACGGCTCCGCCTCGGCCATCCAGATGGCCGGCCCGGCCGTGCTGCTGGCCTACCTGATCGGCGGCGCCGCGGTGTTCATGGTGATGCGCGCCCTTGGC
Proteins encoded in this window:
- the hutH gene encoding histidine ammonia-lyase, with the protein product MSQPTKIIIANTPLRWQDVVAVARHGAVLELSGQAWARIDNAQAIVQRIVTSGERAYGVNTGLGALCNVSLKGEQLSQLSRNTLLSHACGVGPVLSDEQTRAIICATIINYSHGKSGLHPQVVHALLALLNHGITPQVPSQGSVGYLTHMAHVGVALLGVGNVSYRGQIVPAQQALSAEGLQPVVLGAKDGLCLVNGTPCMTGLSCLALADAHHLLQWADVIGAMSFEAQRGQIDAFDEEIIALKPHPGMQHVGINLRALLDGSEVIASSKGIRTQDALSIRSIPQIHGAARDQVEHATRQIETELNSATDNPLLLGTPDSYRVVSQANPHGQSVALAADLLAIAMAEIGSVAERRLDRLINPHVSGLPAFLVSNPGVNSGMMIVQYVAASLCGQNRQLAQPAVLDNFVTSGLQEDHLSMGTNAALKLHQVLANVTQILAIEYLLAAQAFEFLKDQRFGAGTDRAWRLLREGVPAYEQDRWLAPDIAAAAQLIKDTALPNLH
- the hutH gene encoding histidine ammonia-lyase, with the protein product MTALNLIPGQLSLAQLRAIYQQPVTLSLDDSATAQIEASVACVEQILAENRTAYGINTGFGLLASTRIASEDLENLQRSLVLSHAAGVGEPISDALVRLVMVLKVNSLSRGFSGIRRQVIDALIALINAEVYPHIPLKGSVGASGDLAPLAHMSLVLLGEGKARYKGEWLEATDALKVAGLTPLTLAAKEGLALLNGTQVSTAYALRGLFEGEDLFAGALACGALTVEAVLGSRSPFDARIHAARGQRGQIDAATAYRDLLGESSQVSQSHQNCDKVQDPYSLRCQPQVMGACLTQFRQAAEVLVVEANAVSDNPLVFAAEGDVISGGNFHAEPVAMAADNMALAIAEIGSLSERRISLMMDKHMSQLPPFLVGNGGVNSGFMIAQVTAAALASENKALAHPHSVDSLPTSANQEDHVSMAPAAGKRLWEMAENTRGVLAVEWLAACQGLDLREGLKTSPKLEKARAILRDKVAFYEKDRFFAPDINAASELLASRCLNELVPAKLLPSL